One genomic segment of Oikeobacillus pervagus includes these proteins:
- a CDS encoding SHOCT domain-containing protein: MNQHEDKKVTKISDEVIDKSTTVLKRVSQEQLQREFDYIQAEKLLRKMLGKGLITEVEFNKIIVSDSSQMVTLGENGETTYNFTIQSSGSYDIAVRIGFPFWDKNLIKISIDSNETTFNENRSASLVH; encoded by the coding sequence GTGAATCAGCATGAGGATAAAAAAGTTACGAAGATCTCGGATGAGGTTATAGACAAAAGCACCACCGTACTTAAGAGAGTATCACAGGAACAGCTACAACGTGAGTTCGATTATATCCAGGCAGAAAAGTTACTTAGAAAGATGCTCGGAAAAGGCTTAATAACTGAAGTGGAATTCAATAAGATAATTGTGTCTGATTCATCGCAAATGGTCACACTCGGAGAAAATGGTGAAACAACATACAATTTTACTATACAATCAAGCGGTTCGTATGATATTGCCGTAAGAATAGGTTTTCCTTTTTGGGATAAGAATTTGATTAAAATATCGATTGATAGTAATGAAACAACCTTTAATGAAAACAGGTCAGCCTCCTTGGTACATTAA
- a CDS encoding MerR family DNA-binding transcriptional regulator: protein MEAYSPKQIANALNVSTTTLRRYEEQDLIPVVPRTNSNHRFYTSIHFQAFTTIRALLKGYDIPVVYKVMRMIKSSRFEEALWLVNEQQFQIQVEKQRVEEILTMIQNAEFTQYKNVKLNECMSIGEAAKIAGVNTSAIRHWENEGLVNSKRNKENGYRIYSIPELRKILIISSLRKTVYYIENMKKLLNDLDTQKYDKIERSFQLALENLNNKLFLQLKGIAELMNYIHFYQELYS, encoded by the coding sequence GTTAGCACAACAACTTTGAGAAGATATGAAGAACAAGATCTCATTCCTGTTGTACCAAGAACGAATAGTAATCACCGTTTCTATACATCGATACACTTTCAAGCTTTTACTACCATTAGAGCCTTGTTAAAAGGATATGACATACCCGTTGTTTATAAAGTTATGAGAATGATTAAGAGTTCAAGGTTTGAAGAAGCCCTTTGGTTAGTGAATGAACAGCAATTCCAAATACAAGTGGAGAAACAGCGAGTGGAAGAAATTCTGACTATGATTCAAAATGCTGAATTTACTCAATATAAAAATGTAAAATTAAATGAATGCATGAGTATTGGAGAGGCCGCAAAAATAGCGGGAGTAAATACTTCAGCGATCCGCCATTGGGAAAATGAAGGGTTAGTCAATTCAAAAAGAAATAAGGAAAACGGTTATAGAATATATTCGATACCTGAACTACGAAAAATCCTGATTATAAGCAGTTTGAGAAAAACCGTTTATTATATAGAAAATATGAAGAAATTATTAAACGATTTAGACACACAAAAATATGATAAAATTGAACGTTCCTTTCAGTTAGCATTGGAAAATCTGAACAATAAACTATTTCTTCAATTAAAAGGAATCGCAGAACTGATGAACTACATCCACTTTTACCAAGAATTATATTCTTAA